A portion of the Hoylesella buccalis ATCC 35310 genome contains these proteins:
- a CDS encoding DUF4435 domain-containing protein, protein MANDISSGGSSAFLAARRFFRANSSTAKEEIEVFVEDEVDTVFWRHFFAKHEPDKKFKIKVLRCGNNELCGKDALIKFIRLDSLGRNKLIAIDSDYDYIIDDYHSYTQELRACKYAIHTSDTYSIENYKIVPSILKEAIYLTSFCEQISEDINVMIFETSQLLYNLFTIHLFSTNKKDNVYKLSDFKSDLNKLTYKNNKVNESTNTYISNRINSFNLYIDNNRAEYDDFLSQLKSKGVVECNCWQFMNGHDVLDEIGIKIVANISNKYRGEYLQWLHANVADQTRKENLLKKFNNSTRVADGLHQLKDRIREILYDIKPDFTWEASIKNDNQIQAIFQ, encoded by the coding sequence ATGGCTAATGATATATCTTCTGGAGGAAGTTCGGCGTTTTTAGCTGCAAGGAGATTCTTTAGAGCAAATAGTTCAACCGCAAAAGAAGAAATCGAAGTTTTTGTAGAAGATGAAGTAGACACTGTTTTTTGGCGTCATTTCTTTGCCAAGCATGAACCAGATAAAAAATTCAAGATTAAGGTTCTAAGATGTGGAAATAATGAATTATGCGGTAAAGATGCCTTAATAAAGTTCATTAGATTGGATTCATTAGGCCGTAATAAATTGATCGCTATAGATTCGGATTATGACTATATTATAGATGATTACCATTCTTATACACAAGAATTAAGGGCTTGTAAATATGCTATTCATACTAGTGATACATATTCAATAGAGAATTATAAGATTGTACCCTCCATACTTAAGGAAGCAATATATCTTACCTCATTTTGCGAACAAATAAGTGAAGATATTAATGTGATGATATTTGAGACTTCACAACTTCTTTATAATCTATTTACTATTCATTTGTTCTCTACAAACAAAAAAGATAATGTATATAAGCTATCTGATTTTAAGTCTGATTTAAACAAACTTACTTACAAAAACAACAAGGTAAATGAAAGTACCAACACGTATATCTCTAATCGCATAAATTCCTTTAATTTATACATAGATAATAACCGTGCTGAATATGATGATTTTCTATCTCAATTGAAATCTAAAGGTGTTGTGGAATGTAATTGTTGGCAATTTATGAATGGACATGATGTATTAGATGAGATTGGCATTAAAATAGTGGCGAATATCTCAAATAAATACAGAGGAGAATATTTACAATGGCTTCATGCTAATGTTGCAGACCAAACACGAAAAGAAAATCTACTTAAGAAGTTTAACAATTCAACTCGAGTTGCAGATGGCTTGCATCAACTAAAAGATAGAATTCGTGAGATTTTATATGATATTAAGCCTGATTTTACTTGGGAAGCATCTATCAAAAACGACAATCAAATTCAGGCTATATTTCAATAA
- a CDS encoding AAA family ATPase — protein sequence MNISQIEIRDFWGKYHIKWELNPCVNILTGINGAGKSTLLDLIAYITIGGKLPKSLVKKASMVKIKFDEDDATITNIVFNDSYLNLTKKAQENEVLKELQEDVEMDFANTSRKSRLNSLMLNASISFVTTKSEGKIPSAKFLKDLNIDIISTFDEPISYIEDKSKWDSLHDEGVWSSLDKELHELQEQYSYYIGNLANTIENMVISGIQPDIESLKSLYAPKNLFIKTINELFESTGKVIDTSDSKLSFRIVEDDLPISIYELSSGEKQMLYILWKVLLQNQKSYILFLDEPEISLHVDWQESLIEKIRLLNPNCQVIIATHAPSVLLDGWQPYVKNIDDLKIKVAKNG from the coding sequence ATGAATATTAGTCAAATTGAGATTAGAGATTTTTGGGGCAAGTACCATATTAAGTGGGAACTTAATCCATGTGTAAATATATTAACAGGAATCAACGGAGCAGGTAAAAGTACCTTGCTAGATTTGATTGCTTATATTACTATTGGTGGTAAACTTCCAAAGTCATTAGTTAAAAAAGCATCAATGGTAAAGATCAAGTTTGATGAAGATGATGCAACAATAACAAATATAGTTTTTAATGACAGTTACCTTAATCTCACTAAAAAAGCTCAAGAAAATGAGGTATTAAAAGAGCTACAGGAAGATGTTGAGATGGATTTTGCTAATACGAGTAGAAAAAGCAGACTAAATAGTTTGATGCTAAATGCATCAATTAGCTTCGTTACCACAAAATCAGAAGGAAAAATACCTTCTGCAAAGTTTCTAAAAGATTTAAATATAGATATCATCAGTACATTTGATGAACCAATATCCTACATTGAAGATAAGTCCAAATGGGATTCTTTGCACGATGAAGGAGTCTGGTCTAGTCTAGATAAAGAACTTCATGAATTGCAAGAACAATATTCTTACTATATAGGTAATTTGGCAAATACAATCGAGAATATGGTTATATCTGGGATTCAGCCTGATATAGAATCATTAAAGTCATTATATGCTCCTAAAAACTTATTCATCAAGACAATTAATGAACTTTTTGAATCAACCGGAAAAGTTATAGATACAAGTGATAGTAAACTGAGTTTTAGGATTGTAGAAGATGATTTACCGATATCTATTTATGAGCTATCTTCTGGAGAAAAACAAATGTTGTATATTCTATGGAAAGTTCTTTTGCAGAATCAGAAATCATATATATTGTTTCTTGATGAACCTGAAATATCCCTTCATGTTGATTGGCAAGAATCATTAATAGAAAAAATTAGATTATTGAATCCTAATTGTCAAGTAATAATCGCAACACACGCTCCATCTGTATTATTAGATGGTTGGCAACCATATGTAAAGAATATTGATGATTTGAAAATTAAAGTTGCAAAAAATGGCTAA
- a CDS encoding IS4 family transposase, giving the protein MNKGRYVFSQLCDFLPTDHFKWLIKKYEGNKYVKSFTCWNHLMVLLFGQLSNREGLRDLIVTITPFKSAFHHLGFGKNVSRSNLSKANEIREVKIFQEFADKMVSIAREKRGVVKDFFISNNVYAFDSSTISLCLSVYWWTKLHHGKGGVKLHELYDVKTDIPTFSVITDASVHDSQVMELIPYEKESFYIFDRAYMATRKLYIIEGAEAYFVVREKHKMPFEVIEDKEYNNPSSGIMADQIIRFKGYKTKKQYPNKLRRVVFYDYDGNRTFVFYTNNFEITAEQVAMLYKYRWRVELFFKWLKQHLRIKEFYGTSENAVKIQIYAAIIAYCLVVIVQECMGLKLQTYDVLRILSTALLTKMPLCDLLIEQKEEEFTEGKNLQLCLNFDG; this is encoded by the coding sequence ATGAACAAAGGTCGATACGTATTTTCACAGCTGTGCGACTTTCTGCCGACAGACCATTTCAAATGGTTGATAAAAAAGTATGAAGGTAATAAATATGTGAAGAGTTTCACTTGTTGGAATCATCTGATGGTTCTTCTATTTGGTCAGTTGTCTAATCGTGAGGGATTACGAGACCTTATTGTAACCATCACTCCGTTCAAGTCAGCGTTCCACCATCTTGGTTTTGGAAAGAATGTCAGTAGAAGCAATTTGAGCAAGGCCAATGAAATACGCGAAGTCAAGATATTCCAAGAGTTTGCAGACAAGATGGTTTCCATAGCAAGAGAGAAACGAGGAGTCGTCAAGGACTTCTTCATATCGAACAATGTCTATGCGTTTGACTCCTCAACAATATCATTGTGCCTTTCTGTATACTGGTGGACTAAACTGCATCATGGGAAAGGAGGAGTGAAATTGCATGAACTGTATGACGTGAAGACAGACATTCCGACATTTTCTGTCATTACAGACGCTTCAGTTCACGATTCTCAAGTGATGGAGCTAATTCCCTATGAGAAAGAGAGTTTCTATATATTTGACAGAGCGTATATGGCAACTAGGAAACTTTATATAATAGAAGGAGCAGAAGCTTACTTTGTCGTGAGAGAGAAGCATAAAATGCCGTTTGAGGTCATAGAGGATAAAGAATACAACAACCCTTCATCTGGAATTATGGCTGACCAAATTATACGTTTCAAGGGATACAAGACTAAGAAGCAATATCCAAATAAACTTCGACGAGTGGTATTCTATGACTATGATGGTAATAGGACATTTGTATTTTACACGAACAATTTTGAAATTACAGCGGAACAGGTTGCTATGCTTTACAAATACAGATGGAGAGTAGAACTGTTCTTCAAATGGCTGAAGCAACATCTGCGCATCAAAGAGTTTTATGGAACCTCGGAGAATGCTGTAAAAATACAAATCTATGCAGCTATCATTGCATATTGTCTTGTCGTTATCGTACAAGAATGTATGGGGCTAAAGCTTCAAACCTATGATGTTCTAAGAATTTTAAGCACGGCATTGTTGACAAAAATGCCATTGTGTGACTTGCTCATTGAACAGAAAGAGGAAGAATTTACTGAAGGAAAAAACCTGCAGCTCTGCCTCAATTTTGATGGGTAA
- a CDS encoding DUF4903 family protein — protein sequence MNPFIQKHAPLSFLISILMITLSSCHSDDDLQLASVSNEYTAQTKEVLSGNVVLSTRTFIGDVDMTRLETGCPTKFSFTWQGDEVEIRLIDFHVANMPFIINFQSKARLYTLNSWEQKEYKGSGWVKIYGMDGLSKTADRESKPLDQKQGAIIKGYYNVLTHEINMNINFNMMNVYSDCFLQKVEKHRIDRLDEEMKQYQADLVAYKKQKGEL from the coding sequence ATGAATCCATTTATCCAAAAACATGCGCCACTCAGCTTCCTCATCAGCATCTTGATGATAACCCTGTCTTCCTGTCACAGTGACGACGATTTGCAGTTGGCTTCGGTGAGCAACGAATACACCGCGCAGACTAAAGAGGTGCTGTCGGGCAACGTGGTGTTGTCTACAAGAACTTTTATCGGTGACGTGGACATGACACGACTGGAAACGGGGTGCCCCACAAAATTCAGTTTCACTTGGCAGGGTGACGAGGTGGAGATTCGGCTGATTGATTTCCATGTCGCCAACATGCCGTTCATCATCAACTTTCAGTCAAAAGCCCGCTTGTACACGCTCAATTCGTGGGAGCAAAAAGAATACAAAGGCAGCGGATGGGTCAAGATTTATGGCATGGACGGACTGTCAAAAACCGCTGATCGAGAAAGTAAACCGCTGGATCAAAAGCAGGGAGCCATCATCAAAGGATATTACAATGTGTTGACCCACGAAATCAACATGAACATCAACTTTAACATGATGAACGTGTACTCCGATTGTTTCTTGCAGAAAGTGGAAAAACACCGCATTGATAGATTAGATGAGGAAATGAAACAATATCAAGCCGACCTGGTGGCTTATAAAAAGCAGAAGGGTGAGCTGTAG
- a CDS encoding ATP-binding protein translates to MSKINIDRIVKDIKSKTTSLTPVIEAVCNSIDAIGPERTDGVIDIIVKRTGQRSLNLDNTHTLSDIVSIDIVDNGIGFTEENKDSFDTYRSGFKMSKGGKGFGRFMYLKYFNNVSIESVFREGDKYKQRSFTFGHADEIIENEQIIDLKSNPDLHTGTVLHLSSIKSFDLDKGLEVIARKLVERLLVFFVTGGKYTPIITIKEDDDSNSIVLNDYIGENSDIQQIGKEENFTIKGRENEWDFVVKIYKIYYSAITNKICLTANFREVTESALHNYVPEFKETMFEITENGTQKNYMIKAYVQGKYLDDNVTTERDGFNFGKEDDIYSDLSERQIMKTTSLIIKKYFSDDIEKRYNDKKQKVEHYVYTTAPWNKTLLKDVDMESIPIGISDFDLEMRFQKIKFDKEQNARIALKELQDKYSTEDDSGDSTLEDEVNEILKNVTETAKNDLAHYVCQRRRIIELFDDLRKRIDSGKAHKESEMHNLIFPMIKDDREIEYEDHNLWLLDERFNFTQYIASDKVISSSDHKEPDLAIFYESGLFYRNGENTITSPIAIVEFKRPKRTNYPDEENPINQALRYAGKILEGKYEMPEGLEEVIVDKSVTPVYIYIVCDIVPKIKEFADLTGLTISPDKQGYFGYNPPYNAYIEIKSFKKVIDDAKMRNQIFFKKLGLL, encoded by the coding sequence ATGAGCAAGATTAATATTGATAGAATCGTAAAGGATATTAAGTCTAAAACGACAAGTTTAACACCAGTCATTGAAGCTGTGTGTAATTCAATTGACGCAATTGGTCCTGAAAGAACCGATGGTGTTATTGATATTATAGTAAAACGAACTGGCCAGCGTTCTTTAAATTTGGACAACACTCATACTCTGTCTGATATTGTATCAATAGATATAGTTGACAATGGTATAGGTTTTACAGAGGAAAACAAAGACTCTTTTGACACCTATCGAAGTGGATTTAAGATGTCTAAAGGAGGAAAAGGTTTTGGACGATTTATGTATCTAAAATACTTTAATAACGTTTCTATTGAAAGTGTTTTTCGTGAAGGCGATAAATACAAACAACGTAGTTTTACATTTGGTCATGCAGATGAAATAATAGAGAATGAGCAAATAATAGATCTTAAATCCAACCCCGACTTACATACAGGTACAGTTCTGCATCTATCTTCAATTAAGTCTTTTGATTTGGATAAAGGACTTGAAGTTATTGCCAGAAAACTTGTGGAACGTTTGCTGGTATTCTTTGTTACGGGAGGAAAATATACTCCAATAATTACGATTAAAGAAGACGACGACTCCAATTCAATAGTACTGAACGATTATATTGGAGAAAATTCCGATATTCAGCAGATAGGTAAAGAAGAAAATTTTACGATAAAAGGTCGTGAGAATGAATGGGATTTTGTAGTCAAAATTTATAAAATATACTATTCTGCAATAACAAATAAAATCTGTCTAACTGCAAATTTTAGAGAGGTTACAGAGTCAGCATTGCATAACTATGTGCCCGAGTTTAAAGAAACGATGTTTGAGATAACAGAGAATGGCACTCAAAAGAACTATATGATAAAAGCGTATGTTCAAGGAAAATATCTTGATGACAATGTAACAACAGAAAGAGATGGTTTCAATTTTGGCAAGGAAGATGATATATACTCAGATTTATCTGAAAGACAAATAATGAAAACGACTTCATTAATCATTAAAAAGTATTTTTCTGATGATATCGAAAAACGATATAATGATAAGAAGCAAAAAGTAGAACATTATGTATATACCACAGCACCCTGGAATAAGACTTTGTTAAAGGATGTAGACATGGAGTCTATTCCCATCGGTATTTCCGATTTTGACTTGGAAATGCGTTTCCAAAAGATAAAGTTCGACAAAGAGCAAAATGCGAGAATTGCATTGAAAGAGTTACAAGATAAATACTCTACAGAAGACGATAGTGGTGATAGTACATTAGAAGATGAAGTCAATGAAATCTTAAAAAATGTAACGGAAACTGCAAAGAATGATTTGGCTCATTATGTTTGCCAAAGACGTAGAATAATAGAACTATTTGATGACTTGCGTAAAAGAATAGATAGCGGCAAAGCCCACAAGGAAAGTGAAATGCATAACTTGATTTTTCCTATGATTAAGGATGATAGGGAAATCGAGTATGAAGATCATAATTTGTGGCTACTTGACGAAAGATTCAACTTTACCCAATATATTGCCTCTGATAAGGTCATTTCTAGTTCTGATCACAAAGAACCAGACCTTGCTATTTTTTATGAAAGTGGGCTATTTTATCGAAATGGAGAGAACACTATCACATCTCCTATTGCAATTGTTGAGTTCAAACGACCTAAACGCACAAATTATCCTGATGAAGAAAATCCAATAAATCAAGCATTACGATATGCAGGTAAAATTCTTGAAGGTAAATATGAGATGCCTGAAGGTTTAGAAGAGGTTATAGTAGATAAAAGCGTAACACCTGTTTACATATACATTGTTTGCGATATAGTTCCAAAAATTAAGGAATTTGCAGATTTGACAGGACTTACCATAAGTCCAGATAAGCAGGGATACTTTGGTTATAACCCACCGTATAATGCATATATTGAAATTAAGAGTTTCAAAAAAGTTATTGATGATGCAAAAATGCGTAATCAAATATTCTTTAAGAAATTAGGCCTATTATAG
- a CDS encoding HmuY family protein yields MKNYIVLLLTLTLLGSCVRYDAEEFTGHTLPRITGYNTGVTNDWMYFNLRTGQVFNRTAPNQDISEGEQYHRTDWDLAFCGHRLRTNSGTSGIGKGGAADLGYGKYDKWMTAGQLPRNLTWAVDDSTVSVTYSKKDWIHHCVTHNLDVDEHPWFDPNSGPATTYTSANPILANAVAFLAPPPVYTPSFHTYVVRTADGKRYFKLQIVSWYHAEAEIGDSGGRISYYLEELKE; encoded by the coding sequence ATGAAAAATTATATAGTCCTACTTCTCACGCTTACCCTCCTCGGTTCGTGCGTGCGGTACGATGCCGAGGAGTTCACGGGACATACGCTGCCCCGCATCACCGGTTACAACACAGGCGTCACCAACGATTGGATGTACTTCAATCTGCGTACGGGACAGGTGTTCAACCGCACCGCACCCAACCAGGATATCAGCGAGGGCGAACAGTACCACCGTACCGACTGGGACTTGGCTTTCTGCGGACACCGTTTGCGCACCAACAGCGGCACATCGGGAATAGGAAAGGGAGGAGCGGCCGACTTGGGCTACGGCAAGTATGACAAGTGGATGACGGCGGGCCAGCTGCCCAGGAATTTGACATGGGCGGTAGATGATTCCACCGTGTCGGTCACCTACTCAAAGAAAGACTGGATACATCATTGCGTAACCCACAATCTCGACGTCGACGAACACCCTTGGTTCGATCCCAACAGCGGACCGGCCACCACCTATACGAGTGCCAATCCCATCCTGGCCAACGCCGTTGCCTTTTTAGCTCCGCCCCCCGTCTACACTCCTTCTTTTCACACCTACGTCGTACGCACGGCCGACGGCAAGCGTTATTTCAAGTTGCAGATTGTGAGTTGGTACCACGCAGAAGCAGAAATTGGTGATTCTGGCGGCCGCATCAGTTATTACCTGGAGGAATTGAAAGAGTAG
- a CDS encoding TonB-dependent receptor plug domain-containing protein produces the protein MIRTNIVNTKLFIQSLLLAFLCCTPVKAQHTLRFTVHQEGTRQSIEAARVTVAGNRAMAGATHTVTDRLGNAYIRTETPKTLYYEVSAIGYVPRKGDIQPHDTVVSIILHEDVLHLHDVVVTGSRTERPIKLSAVTTQVLGGKQLIDAGYSDLQHALQQETPGLNIQKVAFGNDISMQGLDARHVLFLQDGERMTGEMAGNLDYERFNLHAIDRIEIVKGASSTLYGSRASGAVINLISKKADRPLDVRAGLRWGQMNQRNYKNPSPTDFPYMFEKNADRPNLQAWLSAGAKQGAWTTQTDVWYSSSDAFYLYQAKHDSKTYTKEANPFLPHDTTLVSSADRPPLGIEGKEHLSVAQKLYYEPSKHLSLQLYGSAFFMNSYDLLQDMNFSQSRDYMAGLKFRYNVKNWFSIHLSLHGDFYDRFKRHERMNLRKKVYRSTIFEPRLSITSNYFPNHDLILGVEHVTDNLTSDRFVNRRMTTRALHETEYFVQDEWQVNSKWMMSTGVRSNFSKAFGLMWMPKIAAKYSPDDHWALRANYSMGYRAPSIKELFFNWDHMGMFQIRGNDQLKPEKNHYIALGTEYSDGKVFVNVNAYTNFFRKKIEGVWRIYDLQYNFEYTNLTNQRFVGLETILKWNFAQRFTFNGTYSYVNVSKLEGLQLNTTSPHAATGSLDYTLNKPNYRLKAIFSASFMGEKRFDVQDRIWVGSQQKSYDAYFRCTLPAYVICNLSVVQTFWNQAKVTLGIDNLFNYKPSTLGSGVTLFNVPGTCGARGYVQVEFLVDQLVKSLKRKR, from the coding sequence ATGATTAGAACAAACATAGTAAACACCAAACTCTTTATCCAGTCGCTGCTTCTCGCCTTTCTCTGTTGTACCCCGGTCAAGGCCCAACACACCCTTCGCTTCACCGTACACCAAGAGGGAACAAGGCAATCCATCGAAGCGGCACGTGTCACCGTGGCTGGCAATAGAGCTATGGCCGGCGCCACCCATACCGTGACCGACCGCCTGGGCAATGCCTACATTCGTACCGAAACGCCTAAAACACTTTATTATGAAGTATCGGCCATTGGCTATGTTCCCCGAAAAGGCGACATACAACCTCATGACACGGTGGTGAGCATCATCCTGCATGAGGATGTTTTGCATCTGCACGACGTGGTGGTGACGGGTTCGCGAACGGAACGCCCCATCAAGTTGTCGGCCGTGACGACACAAGTCCTGGGTGGAAAACAGCTCATCGATGCGGGATACAGCGATCTGCAGCACGCCTTGCAGCAGGAAACACCGGGACTGAACATCCAGAAAGTGGCCTTCGGCAACGACATCTCCATGCAGGGACTTGATGCTCGTCATGTACTGTTCTTGCAAGACGGTGAGCGGATGACGGGCGAGATGGCGGGCAACTTGGACTACGAACGATTCAACCTGCATGCCATCGACCGCATTGAAATCGTGAAGGGAGCCAGCAGCACCCTTTATGGCAGTAGGGCATCGGGGGCAGTCATCAATCTTATCTCCAAGAAAGCCGACCGACCGCTGGATGTAAGGGCCGGCTTGCGCTGGGGACAGATGAACCAACGCAACTACAAGAACCCTTCGCCGACCGATTTTCCATATATGTTCGAGAAAAACGCCGACCGACCTAATCTGCAAGCGTGGCTCTCGGCTGGAGCAAAACAAGGGGCGTGGACAACGCAAACCGACGTGTGGTACAGCTCGTCGGATGCTTTTTACCTGTACCAAGCCAAACACGACAGCAAGACCTACACGAAGGAGGCCAATCCCTTCTTACCACACGACACCACGCTTGTTTCATCAGCCGACCGTCCACCCTTGGGCATTGAGGGAAAAGAACATTTGTCGGTGGCGCAGAAGCTGTATTACGAACCGTCCAAGCACTTGTCGCTGCAGCTCTATGGGTCGGCTTTTTTCATGAACTCGTATGACTTGTTGCAGGACATGAACTTCTCGCAAAGCCGTGACTACATGGCCGGACTGAAGTTTCGCTACAATGTCAAGAATTGGTTCAGTATTCATTTAAGTCTGCACGGCGACTTCTACGATCGGTTCAAGCGACACGAGCGCATGAACTTGCGCAAGAAGGTGTATAGAAGCACCATCTTTGAGCCGCGACTGAGCATCACCAGCAACTACTTTCCCAATCATGATTTGATTTTGGGTGTGGAGCATGTCACCGACAACCTCACCAGCGACCGTTTTGTGAACCGACGCATGACGACGCGCGCCTTGCACGAAACCGAGTATTTCGTGCAAGACGAATGGCAGGTGAACAGTAAGTGGATGATGTCAACGGGTGTGCGCAGCAATTTCTCAAAAGCCTTCGGACTGATGTGGATGCCAAAGATTGCAGCCAAGTATTCGCCCGATGACCATTGGGCCTTGCGAGCCAACTACTCCATGGGTTACCGAGCACCCAGCATCAAGGAGTTGTTTTTCAATTGGGACCACATGGGGATGTTCCAAATACGGGGAAACGATCAGCTAAAACCAGAGAAAAACCACTATATCGCCTTGGGAACTGAGTATAGTGACGGCAAGGTGTTTGTTAACGTCAACGCCTACACCAACTTTTTCAGAAAGAAGATAGAAGGAGTGTGGCGCATCTACGACTTGCAGTACAACTTTGAGTACACCAATCTCACCAACCAGCGGTTCGTGGGACTCGAAACCATCTTGAAATGGAATTTCGCGCAGCGCTTCACCTTCAATGGAACTTACAGCTACGTCAACGTCAGCAAGCTGGAGGGTTTGCAGCTCAACACCACCTCGCCCCATGCGGCGACAGGCAGTTTAGACTACACGCTGAACAAGCCCAACTATCGGTTGAAAGCCATCTTCAGTGCTTCTTTCATGGGAGAGAAACGCTTTGATGTGCAAGACCGCATCTGGGTGGGCAGCCAGCAAAAAAGTTACGATGCCTACTTCCGCTGCACGCTTCCCGCCTACGTCATCTGCAACCTGTCGGTGGTGCAAACGTTCTGGAACCAAGCCAAAGTGACCTTGGGCATCGACAACCTCTTTAACTACAAGCCCAGTACCTTAGGTTCGGGTGTCACCCTGTTCAACGTGCCCGGAACCTGTGGCGCACGCGGTTATGTGCAGGTGGAATTCTTGGTCGACCAACTCGTAAAATCTCTGAAACGAAAACGATGA
- a CDS encoding site-specific integrase: MKTNFRTAFYLRSNYVNKEGKTPVMLRIYLNNERLSLGSTGIAVEQSLWDKENEKLKGRTTDVLSTNLELDNIRNGLQSIYRKLEDNPDICLERIKSEYLGKKEDIDTLLQLFDKHNTDIARQVGISASSATLQKYNVCERHFREFLQRNYKRSDIKLSELTYTVIREFDIYLRTVVGQNPNTATKTMKTFKTITILGQKMGVLYHDPFLNHRFHLEPVNRGFLTDEEIMKIANKEFAIQRLELVRDVFIFSCFTGLAYIDVSNLTPDNIVTLDDKQWIMTKRQKTSVETNVLLLDIPKNIIAKYSHKTYRDGKLFPILTNQKTNAYLKEIADICGIKKNLTFHMARHSSSSSLLKTNDLQILNLRQVTI, from the coding sequence ATGAAGACAAATTTTAGAACCGCCTTCTATCTTAGAAGCAACTATGTCAACAAGGAAGGAAAGACACCAGTAATGTTGAGAATCTATCTCAATAATGAACGTCTTTCACTTGGCTCCACAGGAATTGCGGTAGAGCAATCACTATGGGACAAGGAGAATGAGAAACTGAAAGGACGTACAACCGACGTTCTTAGTACAAATCTTGAACTGGACAACATTCGTAATGGCTTGCAGAGTATCTATCGAAAATTAGAAGACAACCCCGATATATGTCTAGAGCGCATCAAATCAGAATATCTGGGTAAGAAAGAAGACATTGATACACTGTTGCAACTCTTTGATAAGCACAATACCGATATAGCACGACAAGTTGGTATTTCTGCGAGTAGTGCAACATTACAAAAATATAATGTCTGCGAACGCCACTTCAGGGAATTTCTCCAAAGGAATTACAAAAGGTCGGATATCAAACTATCAGAGCTTACATATACGGTTATTAGAGAATTTGATATCTACCTTCGTACTGTCGTTGGGCAAAATCCCAATACCGCAACCAAGACAATGAAAACTTTCAAGACCATAACAATATTAGGACAAAAAATGGGAGTTTTGTATCACGACCCCTTCCTCAACCACCGTTTTCACTTGGAGCCGGTCAATCGAGGTTTTCTCACGGATGAGGAGATTATGAAGATAGCCAACAAGGAATTTGCTATTCAACGCTTGGAGTTAGTAAGGGATGTTTTCATCTTTTCATGCTTCACAGGTCTGGCATATATCGACGTATCCAACCTTACACCAGACAACATTGTTACGCTTGATGACAAGCAGTGGATTATGACCAAAAGGCAGAAAACAAGCGTGGAAACAAATGTGTTGCTTCTTGACATTCCCAAGAATATCATCGCCAAGTACAGTCATAAGACCTATCGGGACGGCAAACTATTTCCCATCCTAACGAATCAGAAAACCAACGCATATTTGAAAGAAATTGCCGACATTTGTGGCATCAAGAAGAATCTGACCTTCCACATGGCGAGGCACAGCAGTTCTTCTTCCTTGCTGAAAACGAACGATTTACAGATTTTGAATTTACGACAGGTAACGATTTAG